The DNA window TTGCACCACGCGTAACTCCGGCAGCAGTGGCAATATCTGTCAGTGACGTTGCAGAAACGCCACGTTCAGAAAATTCTTGCACCGCAGCATCAAGTATGTGCTGTCGAGTTTCTAGCGCCTGCTGTTTGGTTTTTCGTGCCATGACGTTGTTTTTTCGGGGGAGTGTGATTTACATACATTCGCGTATGTATGTACCATAGCACGCACATATAATTAACGCAGCAATGGGTTTTAAAGCTTGTGATCCATTGATCATTTTGAAATCGGACACTTGAGGTTTTTCTATGAACAAAAACAGAGGGTTAACGCCTCTGGCGGCAGTTCTGATGCTTTCAGGCAGCTTAATGCTTACAGGATGTAACGATAAAGAAACCCAACAGCAAGGCGCCCAACCACCGGCTCCCGAAGTGGGTGTAGTGACTTTGAAGGCCGAGCCTCTCAATATGACTACCGATCTTCCTGGCCGCACCGCTGCGTATCGTATCGCCGAAGTTCGCCCTCAGGTCAGCGGTATTATCCTGAAACGCAACTTTGTTGAAGGCAGTGATATCAAGGCAGGCACTTCCCTGTATCAGATTGATCCTGCTACCTATCAGGCAAGCTATGACAGCGCCAAAGGCGATCTGGCCAAAGCACAGGCCAGCGCTTCTATCGCGCGCGTGACGGTCAACCGCTACAAGCCCTTGCTGGGCACCAGCTACATCAGCAAGCAGGATTACGATACTGCCGTTTCCAACCTGCAGCAGGCAGATGCCGCTGTGATAGCCGCAAAAGCGGCGGTTGAAACTGCGCGTATCAACCTGGCTTACACTAAAGTGACGTCCCCAATCTCCGGGCGTATCGGCAAATCTTCAGTAACCGAAGGCGCGCTGGTCAGCAACGGTCAAACCACGGCGCTGTCTACCGTGCAACAGTTGGATCCGATTTACGTCGACGTCACTCAGTCGAGCAACGACTTTCTGCGCCTGAAGCAAGAATTGGCCAGCGGTGCGCTGAAACAGGAAAACGGCAAGGCCAAGGTGAAACTGCTGCTGGAGAACGGCGCGCAGTACGCTCAGGAAGGCACGCTGGAATTCTCTGACGTCACCGTGGATGAAACCACCGGTTCAATCACCATTCGCGCCCTGTTCCCTAACCCGAACGATACGCTGCTGCCAGGTATGTTCGTTCGCGCCCGTCTGGACGAAGGCGTGCGCAGCGATGCATTGCTGGTGCCACAGCAGGGTGTAACACGTAACCCGCGTGGCGAAGCTACCGCGATGGTGGTGGGCGCTGACGATAAAGTCGAAATGCGCACGCTGAAAGCGGACCAGGCGATTGGTGACAAATGGTTGGTTACCGACGGCTTGAAAGCCGGCGACCGCGTAATTGTCACTGGCCTGATGAAAGTCCGCCCAGGCGCTCAGGTAAAAGTGCAGGAAGTTGACACTCAGGCGCAAAAGCAGCCGCAGTCTGAAGCGCAGAAGTCATAAAAAGGAGCCGGTAAGACATGGCTAAGTTCTTTATAGATCGCCCTATTTTCGCCTGGGTAATCGCCATCATCGTCATGTTGGCGGGTGTGCTGTCAATAATGAAACTGCCGATTGCGCAGTATCCAACTATTGCACCACCGGCGGTCAGTATTTCCGCAAACTATCCGGGCGCAGATGCAAAAACGGTGCAGGATACCGTGACTCAGATTATCGAACAGAACATGAACGGTATCGATAATCTGATGTACATGTCCTCCACCAGTGATTCCTCTGGTAGCGTTACCATTACACTGACGTTTAACTCTGGAACAGACCCTGACATCGCGCAGGTTCAGGTACAGAACAAACTGTCATTGGCTACGCCGTTACTGCCGCAAGAAGTACAGCAGCAGGGCCTGAAAGTTGAAAAGTCCAGCAGCAGCTTCCTGATGGTAGCCGGCTTTATTTCCGACGATCCGAGCATGACTCAGGACGACATCGCGGACTATGTGGCCTCTAACATCAAGGACCCGATCAGCCGTTCATCCGGCGTGGGTGAAGTGCAGCTGTTTGGTGCCCAGTACGCGATGCGTGTCTGGTTGGATCCAAATAAGCTCAATAACTTCCAGCTGACCACTACTGATGTGACGTCCGCCATTACCGAGCAGAACAACCAAATCGCCGCAGGGCAATTGGGTGGGATGCCACCGGTGCCGGGTCAACAGCTTAACGCCTCGATCATCGCGCAGACCCGTCTGACCTCTCCAGAAGAGTTCGGCAAAATTCTGCTGAAGGTGAATGCCGACGGTTCTCAGGTTCGCCTGAGCGACGTGGCACACATTGAGCGCGGAGCTGAAAGCTATGCGGTGACCGCACGTTATAACGGCAAACCGGCGGCAGGCCTGGGTATCAAACTGGCTACCGGTGCCAACGCCCTGAACACCGCTCAAGGTGTGAAAGACGCGCTGACCAAAATGCAGCCTTTCTTCCCGCAAGGGATGAAAGTGGTTTATCCGTACGACACCACGCCGTTCGTTAAAATCTCGATTAACGAAGTGGTGAAAACGCTGATCGAAGCCATCATCCTGGTATTCCTGGTGATGTATTTGTTCCTGCAAAACTTCCGCGCAACCCTGATCCCAACCATTGCGGTACCGGTGGTGTTGCTGGGGACCTTTGCCATTCTGGCGGCCTTCGGCTTCTCGATAAACACCCTGACGATGTTCGGCATGGTGCTGGCGATAGGCTTGTTGGTGGATGATGCCATCGTGGTGGTAGAAAACGTCGAGCGTGTGATGTCCGAAGAGGGACTGCCGCCGAAGGAAGCCACCAAGAAATCGATGGAGCAGATCCAGGGCGCGTTGGTCGGTATTGCCATGGTGCTGTCGGCGGTATTCGTCCCTATGGCGTTCTTCGGCGGCTCGACCGGTGCTATCTACCGTCAGTTCTCCATCACCATCGTTTCTGCGATGGCGCTGTCGGTACTGGTAGCGTTGATTCTGACGCCTGCACTGTGCGCCACCTTGTTGAAACCCGTAGCGAAAGGCGACCACGGGGTTAAAACCGGCTTCTTCGGTTGGTTTAACCGCATGTTCGAAAAGAGCACCCATCACTACACCGACAGCGTAGCCAACATTCTGCGCAGCACCGGTCGTTATCTGGTGATCTACCTGCTGATCGTTGTCGGCATGGCGCTGCTGTTCCTGCGCTTGCCTTCCTCGTTCCTGCCGGACGAAGACCAGGGTATTTTGCTGACCATGGTGCAGTTGCCTGCGGGTGCTACCGAAGCGCGTACCTCTAAGGTTCTGGAAGAAGTCACCGACTACTTCATGACCAAAGAAAAAGACAACGTGGTTTCGGTGTTTACCGTTGCGGGCTTCGGCTTTAACGGTAACGGTCAGAACAACGGTCTGTCATTCGTCAGCCTGAAAGACTGGTCTGAACGTAAAGGTGAAGAGAATAAGGTACCGGCGATTGCAGGCCGCGCAATGGGCGCGTTCTCGCAAATCAAAGATGGCCTGGTATTCCCATTCAACCTGCCGGCGATTATCGAACTGGGTACCGCAACCGGTTTTGACTTCCAGCTGATTGACCAGGGTGGCCTGGGGCATGAAAAACTGACCGAAGCACGTAACCAGTTGCTGGGCATGGCTGCCAAGCATCCGGACATGCTGGTGGGCATGCGCCCTAACGGTCTGGAAGATACGCCGCAGTTCAAACTGATTATCGACCAGGAAAAAGCCAAGGCTCTGGGCGTTAGCATCACCACCATTAACAGCACGCTGAGCACCGCGTTGGGTGGCTCTTACGTTAACGACTTCATCGACCGTGGTCGTGTGAAGAAAGTGTACGTACAGGCTGATGCGCCGTTCCGTATGTTGCCGGAAGATATCAATAAATGGTTTGTCCGCGGCACCAGCGGCCAGATGGTTCCGTTCTCCGCCTTCTCCTCGGCGAAATGGGAATACGGTTCGCCGCGTCTGGAACGTTATAACGGTCTGCCTTCCATGGAAATCTTGGGTCAGGCAACGCCAGGCAAGAGTACCGGTGAAGCCATGAACCTGATGGAAGAACTGGCCTCCAAGCTGCCGAGCGGCATTGGTTACGACTGGACCGGTATGTCCTATCAGGAACGTCTGTCCGGTAACCAGGCTCCAGCACTGTATGCCATCTCGATTCTGGTGGTGTTCCTGTGTCTGGCAGCATTGTACGAGAGCTGGTCAATTCCGTTCTCGGTCATGCTGGTTCTGCCACTGGGGGTTATCGGTGCGTTGCTGGCGGCCACCATGCGCGGCCTTAACAACGACGTTTACTTCCAGGTGGGGCTGTTGACCACCATAGGTCTGTCGGCGAAGAACGCCATATTGATTGTGGAATTCGCCAAGGACCTGATGGATAAAGAAGGCAAGGGTCTGATAGAAGCCACGTTGGAAGCGGTGCGTATGCGTCTGCGTCCAATTCTGATGACTTCTCTGGCATTCATCCTCGGGGTTCTGCCGCTGGTTATCAGCAGCGGTGCAGGCTCCGGCGCACAGAACGCGGTAGGTACCGGCGTTATGGGCGGGATGATTACCGCGACCGTGCTGGCCATCTTCTTCGTTCCGGTCTTCTTCGTGGTGGTTCGCCGCCGCTTCAGCAAGAAGTCCGAAGATGTGGAACACAGCCACCCGGTTGATCATCACTGATTAAAGTAGTGATCCCTAACCTCTGAATACCAAGGCCGCTTATGCGGCCTTTTTCTTTGGCTTCATCGGCTTAATGCAAACCACTCTCATTAATTTATCGGCAGATGCATTTTGTACTTGATCCGCCTTGCCGTGCGGCGCATAATTATTGTTATAGTATAACATCACATTGGAGCGCATCATGAAAGCAGGCATCCACCCAAACTACCGTACCGTGGTGTTCCACGACCTCAGTGCCGATACCTACTTTAAGGTGGGTTCGACCATTAACACCGATCGCACCATTGAGCTTGAAGGTGAAAGCTGGCCGTATGTCACTCTCGACGTCTCTTCCGCTTCGCACCCGTATTACACCGGCAAGCAGAAAGAGTTCTCTAAAGAAGGCAGCACTGCGCGCTTCCAGCAACGTTTTGGCCGCTTCTTTACCGGCAATAAGTAACAGGGGATCCACATGCAGGTTTTGAGTTCATTGCGTTCGGCGAAGAACCGCCATCCGGATTGCAAGGTCGTGCGCCGTAAAGGCCGTATCTATGTGATTTGTAAAACTAACCCACGCTTCAAAGCGGTACAGGGACGTAAGAAAAAGCGCTAAGTAAAGCAGTGCCATCTGTCTGTCGCAAAGCCCCGTTGCTGCTCAACGGGGCTTTTTTTATGGAGAAAGCTGAAACACCAAAAATGCCCTGCCTGACAGACAGGGCGAATGCGTTATTTCATGCTGCCGAGTAGAGTATCGACATTGTGCTCAAATGCCTGCTCGTAAGTGGCTGCTGGACCATTAGCTTTGGATAAGGCTTCCGGATACAGTTCCCCCCCTGCCTTGGCACCGGTGGCGGCGGCAATTTGCTTCACCAGGCGAGGATCGGTTTGGTTCTCAATAAAGTAGGCATTAACCTTCTCCTGCTTGATCTGTTTGATCAGCCCGGCCACGTCGCTGGCACTCGCCTCAGCCTCGGTAGAGAAGCCGACCGGGGCAAGGAAGGTGACACCATATTCTTGGCCAAAGTAGCCAAAAGCATCGTGACTGGTCAGCACCTTGCGTTTTTGCTGCGGCACTGCGGCAAACTGCGTTTTGGCCCACAGATCCAACTTCTGCAGCTGCTGGATATATTCCGCGCCGCGCTGACGGAAATAGTTGGCATCCTCAGGGTCAGCGGCAATCAGCGCGTTCATCACGTTGGTGGCGTACTGCACGCCATTCTTCATGCTGTTCCAGGCATGAGGATCGGTGACCTCTTTGCCGTCTTCATTCATCTGACGCGAGTTGATCCCCTGCGATGCGGTAATCACCTGCCCTTTGTAACCCGAGGCACTGACCAGGCGATCGATCCACCCTTCCAGGCCCAGGCCACTGACGAACACCACGTCAGCCTGCGACAATAGCTTGCTGTCTTTCGGTGAAGGTTCGAAGCTGTGCGGGTCGCCGTCCGGCCCCACCAGCGTAGAGACATTGACATGTTCTCCCCCCACCTGCTTGACGATGTCGCCGAGGATAGAAAAACTGGCGACAGCGTCAACCGTCTTCGCCATAGCCAATGGACTGGACAGCAGAGCAGCGACTGCCAGCGATATAGGTAAACGTTTCATACTTTCTCCTTGCACTTGGCACTTCTCAACGGCGCGCCAGGGAATAAATCCCCCCACGCGTCCCAAACAAAATTGACCCAAAGAAAATCACGCTGGCGCTGAGCACAATCGCCGGCCCTGCAGGCAATGACGCGTAGTACGACCATTCCAACCCAATAAGGCTTGAAAGCATGCCGATACCCATAGCCACCGCCAATGTATGCGGCAAATTACGCGCCCAAAAGCGCGCGCTGGCGGCGGGAAGCATCATCAGCCCGACCGACATCAATGTGCCGAGGATCTGGAAACCAGCGACCAGATTGATCACCACCAACGCCAGGAACAATCCATGTATCAGCGCCAGCCAGCGCGGTGCGCTGACGCGTAAGAAGGTGGCATCGAAAGATTCAATCACCAGGGCACGGTACAGTGCGGCCAATGCCAGCAGCGACAAGCTGGCTATCGCCCCCACCATCACAATCGCATGAATATCCACCGCCAGAATCGAACCGAATAGCACATGCAGCAAATCAACGCTGGAACCACGCAGCGAGACTAAAGTGACGCCCAGCGCCAGCGAACCCAGGTAAAAACCGGCGAAGCTGGCATCCTCTTTCAGCGGCGTTCGCCGGCTGACCAGCCCGGATAGCATAGCCACCGCCAGCCCGGCAATAAAACCACCGACGCCCATCGCCACCATCGACATACCGGAAATCAGATAGCCTATCGCTGCACCGGGCAAGACCGCATGGGACAGCGCATCGCCGACCAAACTCATGCGCCGCAACAGCAGAAAAACGCCCAACGGCGCTGCGCTGAGCGACAGGGCAAAGCAAGCCACCAGCGCACGACGCATAAAACCGAACGAGGCAAAGGGATCGACAAGGAGATCAACCAACATCATTGCGTCACCGCCATTCGACACAGCGGCGAGCTGGCAATATTCAACGCTGGAATGTGTTCCAACACCCGATCTGCCGCCCCCCAGTGGCAACACTGTGGCGTCAATAACAAGGCCTGCGGGAAATGGTTCGCCACCATCGACATATCATGCAGCACCGCGATGACCGTCTTGCCTTGTCGATGCAACTGAGCGATCACTTGCAGCAATAGCCGGATAGTGGCGCTGTCGATACCGGTAAAAGGTTCATCCAGTAAAATCAGCGGTGCCTGCTGAACCAACATTCGAGCAAACAGTACCCGCTGCAGTTGGCCACCGGAAAGCTCACCGACCGGACTGCGGGCCATCGGAGTCATCCCCAGGGTATCCAGCGCCTCGGCTATCTGCAGTGCAGCTCGCTTATTTAGCCCTCGAAACATACCGATCTGCGGCCAACTGCCCATCGCCACCAGATCGCTGACCACCATTGGGAATTGGCGATCCAACTCGGCCTGCTGCGGTAAATAAGCCATACGCGGTAATTTATTTCCGCTAAAAGACAGGCTCCCACTTTGCAGAGGCAAAAGCCCGGCCAACGTTTTCAACAGTGTTGACTTGCCGGCACCGTTCACTCCGACGACGGCGGTCAAAGAGCCGGCGGTGAAGTGACCGCTGAGCGGTGGAAAAAGCGGGGCACTACCGTAGCCCACGACAGCCTGTTGTAAGGTAATCATGGCAGCGCCACCGCCCAGTAGATGCCTGCCCAGAGTATCGCCAGTAATAAAATGGCGATGCCACAGCGCAATCGGGCAGAGGCGGTGAACAATGAATTCAAGGACGGTATGGCACCATCTTGCGGTGTGGATGTCAGTTTCATGGCCAGACGGAAGGAAAGTTAAGTGTTATATTATAACATCACAAACATTTCACTGACTCAAGCCCCCACACTACGATTAATGCAACTGAACGTAACAAGGGATGCGCTACTTTCGTTGGCAATTCACCGCTTTGACAACGTCAGCGCTACTCCTTCCGGGATATACCGAGAAATATCAGGGTTATTAATCGATAAACAACGTTGAGATTCTGTAAAAAAGTCGAATGTTAACGAAAAGTTTACCGACGAATTGATAAAAAAGGAGTAAGATTAATAGATAGGATCGCTATACTGCCAGGCATTATATGCAAGTCACTCTTCGCTGCGACACAATGACGGAAGCACTTTCTGTTAAAAAACTAAAGAAAGTGATTAACGAAAAAATATCAGAGTTGGCACCAGCATTGACCAGCGGCCTGAGTTTTTATTCGGAAAGCGCGCGTTATGCTGAAGGTTCATTAGAAATACTTGATATTCAGGAATTGAGCAGCAGCCAGTATTCAATGAGTTACCGCTATAAATGGACAATTTTCAATGCCTGTCTGGATATCAGCGCCGAGGAATACATCAGCGACAGCGTCACTTTCAGCCTGGCCGAAGCAGGACTTATCTTTGACCTCATTGATAACTCCCGCCCATCTACCGCAGATGAATTGTAAGTTTACGTAATAACAGCAGGCCAGATGCGAAGAAATGATTTATATTCATTATACGGGAAGTTTATTTTATCATCATCTTTAAGCTACCTCTGTCCATGATGTAAATCAGCTTACTCACAGAGTGTTATCAACACCGAAATTAAGACTTACGGAGGGGATGATATGGATGAGTATTCGCCTAAAAGGCACGATATTGCTCAGCTGAAATTCTTGTGTGAAAACCTGTATGATGAAGGTATCGCCACGCTGGGCGACAGCCATCATGGCTGGGTGAACGATCCGACGTCTTCCGTCAACCTCCAGCTTAATGAGTTGATCGAACATATTGCTTCGTTTGTGATGAGTTATAAAATTAAATATATGGACGAAAGTGATTTATCGGAACTTGTCGAAGAGTATCTCGATGATACCTACACGCTGTTCAGCAGTTACGGTATAAATGATTCCGATCTGCGTCGTTGGCAGAAAACCAAGGCGCGATTATTCAGAATGTTCTCAGGAGAGGACATCTGTACGACAATGAAAACTTAGGGGATAATTATCCCCAAACTATTCTATTCGACGGTTTATAACACCAAAGGTTATCATGACTAAAATTGATTATCTGATGCGTTTACGTAAATGCACCACGATCGAAACACTGGAACGCGTTATTGAAAAAAACAAGTATGAGCTTTCAGATGACGAACTGGAGCTGTTTTACTCTGCAGCCGACCATCGCCTGGCCGAGCTCACCATGAATAAACTCTACGATAAAATCCCTACTGCCGTTTGGAAATTCGTAAGATAATCCAGGCTAAAAACGCGTTGAGCCGATACATTCGTCGGCCTCAATGTTACCTCTATCTTCCTATTTTTCTCATTGACTTACTGCACTTTCATTCGTTGTTGAAAATCCTGTAATAACAATTGGAAACAATCCTCAATTAACGCCGGATGGTTCCGATGCGCACTGCGCATTAACGCCACGGTGCGGCTAAGCATCGGCTGCTGTAGTTGAACCACGGTTAATTCATCATCGTTCAAATGTGTGGTGTAAAGTTGCGGTAAAATAGCCACCGCCAATTTCGAACGCACCAACCCATATAACGTCTCCAAAAAATCCACCTGGAAGCGGGCGGTTAAATTCAGACGATGGCTTTCCGCCAGCGCCAAAACCAACCGACTGATATTCCCCTTGGAGAAAACCGCGATATCTCGTCGGGTTAATTGACGCCATGGCAGATGATGAGATTCAGCCAGCGGATCGTCACGGCGCATAACCACCACGAACGGATCCTCCTGCAACGGATATATCTCCAGCGATTCCGGCACCGAACTGTCGAGCGCGCCAATGCCAAAATCGATCAACCCGTTCTCTAATTGCAATAACAATGAGTCATTGGTTTGATCGTGAAATTCTATCCGCAAACGCGGAAAATTTGCCGCCAGCAATTGCGGCACGGCCGGAAACAACAGCCCGCTGACCGAAGGCACCAGCCCGATACGTACAGTACCATCCCCGCCTGCCAGCATGATGCGCTGCATATCATCAAAAGCCGCCTGCGCCACATTCAGCAGTCGTTCGGCATGCGGCAAGATAGCTGCACCCTGTTCAGTCAGCGTCACTGCTGAAGCGGTACGGTTCACCAGCTTGCCACCCAGCACCGTCTCTATCTGCCGTAATGCGCTACTCAATGCCGGTTGGCTGATCGCCAGACGGTTCGCGGTATCGGTAAAATGCCGTAGCTGCGCCAGGGTGACGAAATATTGGATCTGCTTTAGAGAAAGCGCGGGTAATCGGCGCCAGGGTTCAGACATGTCAGCTTTCCGTCCGCTAAAAAGTAAACGTTTGCGACAGCATAAACGTTTCTTATCAGGCGATAAATTAAATCATCTGTGCAAAGCCAGTCCGCCGCCCTAGAGTAACAACCCTGTCATCATGCCGGGTAATTACCATGACCACTCATTGCATCAGCACGGGCGAACGCCAACGTGCGGTGAAGGCCGCATTGGGCCAACTTCCCTTTGATTTGCTGCTGACCAACGCCGCGTTAATTGACATGGCAACCGGCGAAGTCCGTAACGTCGACGTCGGCATCGTCGGCGCACTGATCGCCAGCGTCCATCCCTGCGGCACCCTGACCGAAGCCTTGCAGACGCAGGACTTGGCCGGTGCTTATCTGAGCCCAGGACTGATCGACACCCACGTACATGTTGAAAGCTCACACCTGCCGCCAGAACGCTATGCCGAGATTGTCGTCGCCCAAGGCACCACCACCATTTTCTGGGATCCGCACGAGTTGGCCAACGTGCTCGGCGTTGCCGGTGTGCGTTATGCGGTAGACGCCAGCCGCGGCCTGCCACTCAGAGTGATCTGCGCAGCCCCTTCAAGCGTCCCCTCCACTCCGGGGCTGGAAATGTCCGGTGCCGATTTTGCCGGCCAGGAAATGGAAACCATGCTGGCGTGGCCAGAAGTCGGCGGCGTCGCCGAGGTCATGGACATGCACGGCGTGTTGAATGGCAGCGAACGCATGCTGGAAATTCTCAATGCCGGGCTTAATAGCGGCAAATTGATCGAAGGCCATGCGCGCGGGCTGAGCGGCGCCGACCTGCAGGCCTATCTGGCGGCGGGAGTCACCTCCGACCATGAGCTGACCTCCGGAGCCGATGCGCTGGAGAAATTACGCGCCGGTCTGACGCTGGAAATCAGAGGTTCCCACCCTTATCTGCTGCCGGAGATTGTCGCGGCGCTGAAAACGCTGCCGCACCTGTCCTCACAAATCACCGTCTGCACCGATGATGTCCCGCCAGATATGCTGCTGGAAAAAGGCGGCATAGTAGCGTTACTCAATATGTTGATCGAACAAGGCCTGCCGGCGACCGACGTGCTGCGGATGGCCACGCTCAATGCCGCCATTCGTTTGCAGCGCAACGATCTCGGGCTGATTGCCGCAGGCCGCGTTGCCGATCTGGTGGTGTTTGATTCGCTGACTCAGCTTAGAGCGCAACAGGTCTACGTCGCAGGTAAATTGACGGCACAGCAAGGCAAGATGCAAAAGCCGCTCAAGGCCAACCCTAACGTGGCGGCACCGCGTGACACCCTGCGGCTGCAACCTTTGGCTGCCGGGGACTTTGTGTTGAAGGTTCCGGCGATCCGTCACGGCAAAGCCACTCTGCGCCACATAAAGGGCGCGCGTTTTACCCAGTGGAACGAGACCACGGTCGAAGTGCGTAACGGTGAAGTGCAGATCCCGCAAGGCTTTAGCCTGATCTGGGTGCAGCACCGCCATGGCCGCCATCAGGCCACACCGCAACTGGCATTGCTGGAGGGCTGGGGTGAGTTGCGGGGTGCCATTGCCACCAGCTACTCACATGACTCACATAATCTGGTAGTGCTGGGTCGTGATGCCGCCGATATGGCGCTGGCCGCCAACGCCCTGATTGCCAGTGGCGGCGGCATGGCCCTGAGTCAAAACGGGGAAATTCTGGCGCAGGTGGCAATGCCGATTGCCGGTATGCTCTCTGACTTGCCCGCCGCAGAGCTGGCACAACAGTTCAAAAACCTGCGCGATTTGAGCGCACGAATCGCCGACTGGGAGCCGCCTTACCGGGTTTTCAAGGCGATTGAAGGCACCTGCCT is part of the Serratia quinivorans genome and encodes:
- the ade2 gene encoding Adenine deaminase 2 — encoded protein: MTTHCISTGERQRAVKAALGQLPFDLLLTNAALIDMATGEVRNVDVGIVGALIASVHPCGTLTEALQTQDLAGAYLSPGLIDTHVHVESSHLPPERYAEIVVAQGTTTIFWDPHELANVLGVAGVRYAVDASRGLPLRVICAAPSSVPSTPGLEMSGADFAGQEMETMLAWPEVGGVAEVMDMHGVLNGSERMLEILNAGLNSGKLIEGHARGLSGADLQAYLAAGVTSDHELTSGADALEKLRAGLTLEIRGSHPYLLPEIVAALKTLPHLSSQITVCTDDVPPDMLLEKGGIVALLNMLIEQGLPATDVLRMATLNAAIRLQRNDLGLIAAGRVADLVVFDSLTQLRAQQVYVAGKLTAQQGKMQKPLKANPNVAAPRDTLRLQPLAAGDFVLKVPAIRHGKATLRHIKGARFTQWNETTVEVRNGEVQIPQGFSLIWVQHRHGRHQATPQLALLEGWGELRGAIATSYSHDSHNLVVLGRDAADMALAANALIASGGGMALSQNGEILAQVAMPIAGMLSDLPAAELAQQFKNLRDLSARIADWEPPYRVFKAIEGTCLACNAGPHLTDLGLTDGSTRQIVDPLIACWETPA